The following coding sequences lie in one Pseudomonas monsensis genomic window:
- a CDS encoding alkene reductase, whose amino-acid sequence MTASNLNLLLSPAQIANLPLKNHMVMAPLTRSRAGQGDVPTSTVVEYYRQRASAGLIITEGSQVSAQGKGYMRTPGIFTSEQIAGWKHVTDAVHAEGGRIFLQLWHVGRLSHSLVQLDNQLPVAPSAIKADGEIYTPEGLKPYESPRALSLDEIPGVIADFRQGAENAKRAGFDGVEIHGANGYLIDQFLRDGTNTRTDSYGGSAENRARFLKEVVESVIEVFGASRVGVRLSPIFNYFSMSDSDPQATFNYAAKMLSRYGLAYIHVVEVGAGSFDFRELKRRFGGTYIANGGYDAERAETSLREGNADLVSFGTAFLANPDLVERFEQGVALNDADPTTFYQGEERGYTDYPTMAQIR is encoded by the coding sequence ATGACAGCGAGCAATCTCAACCTTCTTTTGTCCCCCGCTCAAATCGCCAACCTACCCTTGAAAAATCATATGGTGATGGCGCCTCTGACACGAAGCCGGGCTGGCCAAGGTGATGTTCCAACTTCCACAGTAGTCGAGTATTACCGTCAACGTGCAAGCGCCGGCCTCATCATTACTGAGGGTTCCCAGGTCTCGGCTCAAGGCAAAGGCTACATGAGAACACCGGGCATCTTCACCAGCGAGCAAATCGCTGGCTGGAAACACGTGACCGACGCCGTGCATGCAGAGGGCGGACGGATATTTCTCCAGCTCTGGCACGTTGGGCGCCTGTCACACTCCCTAGTACAGCTCGATAATCAGCTGCCGGTAGCCCCCTCAGCGATCAAGGCTGATGGCGAGATCTACACGCCTGAAGGACTGAAGCCTTACGAGTCGCCACGGGCTCTGAGTCTGGATGAAATTCCTGGTGTGATTGCGGATTTTCGCCAAGGTGCTGAAAACGCGAAGCGTGCAGGTTTTGACGGTGTGGAAATACATGGCGCGAACGGCTACTTGATCGATCAGTTCCTGCGCGATGGCACCAACACCCGAACCGATTCATACGGCGGCTCTGCAGAAAATCGCGCTCGGTTTCTTAAGGAGGTTGTGGAGTCGGTCATCGAAGTATTCGGGGCTAGCCGCGTGGGCGTTCGCCTGTCACCGATTTTTAATTACTTCTCCATGAGCGACAGCGATCCCCAAGCGACATTCAACTATGCAGCAAAAATGCTCAGTCGCTACGGGCTAGCCTACATTCACGTTGTAGAAGTCGGTGCGGGTTCATTCGACTTCAGAGAACTGAAGCGTCGTTTCGGAGGCACCTACATCGCCAATGGCGGCTATGACGCGGAACGCGCAGAAACGTCCCTCAGAGAAGGAAATGCTGATCTGGTGTCCTTTGGCACTGCGTTCCTAGCCAACCCGGATCTGGTAGAGCGATTCGAACAGGGTGTCGCATTGAATGACGCAGACCCGACCACCTTCTATCAGGGTGAGGAGCGAGGTTATACGGATTACCCGACCATGGCCCAGATTCGATAA
- a CDS encoding pirin family protein, with amino-acid sequence MTATVVVRPRAIVHRTEGTTHGPITRLMSPGDLGELLKPFIFLDIFSLNASGSKSSFGMHPHSGIATVTFMTKGDVSYEDTTGATGLLLAGGVEWMQAGNGVWHDATLASKSAIQGFQLWVALPPSLENAPAMSVYLAPSQVPQVGPARLLLGRYGAAQSLIEVPSEMNYLAVSLKDGEHWHYTPPSGHNIAWLAVSSGSLDAGGLINAGDLAVFEESEHRINFIAKGDCSFVMGSAVKHPYDLVTGHYSVHTSKAALAQGETEIQRIGTRLRQQGRLN; translated from the coding sequence ATGACCGCCACCGTAGTAGTTCGACCACGCGCCATTGTCCATCGTACTGAAGGAACCACACATGGCCCCATAACGAGGCTTATGAGTCCAGGTGATCTAGGAGAGCTGTTAAAACCGTTTATTTTCCTGGACATTTTCAGCCTGAACGCCAGTGGTAGTAAGTCGAGTTTCGGCATGCATCCGCACTCAGGAATCGCAACGGTTACCTTCATGACAAAAGGGGATGTCTCTTATGAGGACACCACTGGGGCGACCGGTTTACTGCTCGCGGGTGGTGTCGAGTGGATGCAGGCCGGCAATGGGGTGTGGCACGACGCTACGCTAGCCAGCAAGTCCGCAATCCAGGGATTCCAGCTCTGGGTGGCATTGCCACCATCTCTTGAAAACGCACCCGCGATGAGTGTCTACCTTGCGCCGTCGCAAGTTCCTCAAGTGGGCCCCGCGCGTTTGCTATTGGGACGTTACGGGGCAGCCCAAAGCCTGATTGAAGTGCCGAGTGAAATGAACTATCTCGCCGTGAGTTTAAAAGACGGTGAGCACTGGCATTACACCCCTCCATCCGGTCACAACATTGCTTGGCTCGCTGTGAGTTCTGGAAGTCTGGACGCAGGTGGGTTGATCAATGCCGGCGACTTAGCCGTGTTCGAAGAGTCAGAGCACCGCATCAACTTCATCGCGAAAGGCGATTGCTCTTTCGTGATGGGCTCGGCGGTAAAGCATCCGTACGACCTAGTAACGGGTCACTACTCGGTTCACACGAGCAAGGCAGCTCTGGCGCAGGGTGAAACGGAAATACAGCGGATTGGCACACGGCTGCGGCAACAAGGACGGCTCAACTAG
- a CDS encoding GntR family transcriptional regulator: protein MIRQTLSADVYAQLRDLLISGRVMPGEKLSLRSIADALGVSVMPVREAVHRLVAEQALEMAANRYIRVPVLTVSQFREITSIRLNLEGQAAARAAELVDSQALAEIEKIHEAFCAEFAKGAPDESRLITLNKELHFAIYNQADMPILLQIVESLWLRIGPIINYDLRSGTERVVQRVQASHHAAMVDALKKGDSVAACESLQDDIKSAAEFILNTGALIVADAHKPVEAD, encoded by the coding sequence ATGATCCGCCAGACTCTCAGTGCGGACGTTTATGCCCAGCTGCGTGATCTGCTGATAAGCGGACGCGTTATGCCTGGGGAAAAGCTCTCGCTCAGATCTATAGCGGACGCTCTTGGTGTTAGCGTCATGCCAGTGCGAGAGGCTGTTCACAGGTTGGTCGCTGAGCAAGCGCTTGAAATGGCGGCTAATCGATATATTCGCGTTCCTGTACTGACAGTCAGCCAATTCCGGGAAATCACCAGTATCCGGTTGAATCTGGAGGGGCAAGCGGCAGCTCGTGCTGCGGAGCTTGTTGATTCGCAGGCGCTGGCTGAGATTGAAAAGATACACGAGGCATTTTGCGCAGAGTTTGCAAAAGGCGCTCCCGATGAGTCACGGCTGATTACGCTGAACAAAGAATTGCATTTCGCAATTTATAATCAGGCGGACATGCCCATCCTGCTCCAGATAGTTGAGTCCCTGTGGCTGAGAATAGGGCCTATCATCAACTATGACCTACGATCTGGCACTGAGCGTGTGGTTCAGCGAGTGCAAGCCAGTCATCACGCAGCGATGGTTGATGCTTTAAAGAAGGGTGACTCGGTTGCCGCCTGTGAATCACTGCAAGATGACATCAAAAGTGCTGCCGAGTTTATCCTGAATACAGGGGCGCTGATCGTTGCCGATGCGCACAAGCCTGTCGAAGCTGATTAA
- a CDS encoding zinc-dependent alcohol dehydrogenase family protein, whose product MSRTIRFHKFGPAEVLKCEEHAAAQPGPGEVQVRVEAIGISWYDTLWRQNLASSQARLPSGLGHEMAGVVTAVGADVEDLSIGDKVASFPAESPNDYPVYGESIVLPRTALTRYPDVLSPIEASVHYTPLLIAYFAYADLARVKPGQFALVTDASHCAGPSFVQLGKAMGVRVIAATKEAEEREYLLSLGAEKVIVTEEEDLLMRINKITDNRGVDVVFDGLGGPQMSLLGDVLAPRGSLVLYGLQGGNQTPFPACAAFQKNIQFFVHCIGNFTGKPELGITQDHVALQRALRDINQLTADRVLLPLKTRVFPFNEFVEAHRYMDECPCRERVALQVEPA is encoded by the coding sequence ATGTCCCGCACGATCCGTTTTCACAAGTTTGGTCCGGCCGAGGTGCTCAAATGCGAAGAGCATGCGGCCGCTCAGCCAGGTCCTGGCGAAGTGCAGGTGCGTGTCGAGGCGATCGGCATCAGCTGGTACGACACACTCTGGCGTCAGAATCTGGCCTCGTCCCAGGCACGCCTGCCCTCAGGCCTTGGCCATGAAATGGCCGGCGTGGTGACGGCCGTCGGCGCCGATGTCGAAGACCTGTCAATCGGCGACAAGGTAGCCAGCTTCCCGGCCGAAAGCCCGAACGATTATCCGGTCTACGGCGAGTCGATCGTGCTGCCGCGCACCGCGCTGACCCGTTATCCCGATGTGCTCAGCCCGATCGAAGCCAGTGTGCATTACACGCCGCTGTTGATCGCTTATTTTGCCTACGCCGATCTGGCACGGGTCAAACCCGGGCAGTTTGCCTTGGTGACTGACGCCAGCCATTGTGCGGGACCGTCCTTTGTCCAGTTGGGCAAGGCGATGGGGGTGCGGGTCATTGCCGCCACCAAAGAGGCGGAAGAGCGCGAGTATCTGCTGTCCCTTGGTGCGGAGAAGGTGATCGTCACCGAGGAAGAAGATCTGTTGATGCGCATCAACAAAATCACTGACAACCGTGGCGTCGATGTGGTTTTCGATGGCCTGGGCGGGCCACAGATGTCGCTGCTTGGCGATGTGCTGGCACCGCGTGGCAGCCTGGTGTTGTACGGCCTGCAGGGCGGTAACCAGACACCGTTTCCGGCGTGTGCGGCGTTCCAGAAGAACATCCAGTTCTTCGTGCACTGCATCGGCAATTTCACCGGCAAGCCGGAATTGGGTATCACCCAGGATCACGTCGCCTTGCAGCGTGCCTTGCGTGACATCAACCAATTGACCGCTGATCGCGTGTTGTTGCCGCTCAAGACCCGTGTATTCCCGTTCAATGAGTTCGTAGAAGCACACCGCTACATGGACGAATGCCCATGCCGCGAGCGCGTCGCACTGCAAGTCGAACCGGCGTAA
- a CDS encoding UxaA family hydrolase: protein MKSTSLALKLHPDDNVVIARASIPQGTVVTEFGNIVVLADVPAAHKIALAHVNPGDPVLRYGQIIGFATKPIEPGDYVHTHNLEMATFERDYAFGEDAKVASPAASPVTFQGFVRADGRVATRNYIGVVSTVNCSSTVTKMVVEHFSRNGVLDAYPNVDGVVPITHSFGCCIEHNGEGVNQLRRTLGGFIKHANFAGVVVIGLGCEANQMGALFMAQGIETGKLIAPVVIQDVGGTRNAADAAIAAVESMLPVANECRREPVSARHLTVALQCGGSDGYSGITANPALGVAVDMLVAQGGTAILSETPEIYGAEHLLTRRAATREVGQGIVDLIKWWESYADREKGSIDNNPTPGNKAGGLTTILEKSLGAVAKSGSSALMGVYRYAEPITVRGLVFMDAPGYDPMGATGQIASGANLVAFTTGRGSCFGAKPAPSIKLATNTKMYTRMKDDMDINCGDVMDGDATLESKGKEIFDMLIRVASGEKSKSEALGVGNEETVPWMIGAQM, encoded by the coding sequence ATGAAGAGTACATCCCTAGCACTTAAACTACATCCCGACGATAATGTTGTAATCGCACGCGCTTCGATACCTCAAGGAACCGTGGTTACGGAGTTCGGTAATATCGTGGTGCTCGCCGATGTGCCCGCAGCGCACAAAATCGCCCTTGCACACGTAAACCCAGGTGATCCTGTTCTACGTTATGGCCAGATCATTGGCTTTGCTACTAAACCCATTGAGCCAGGCGATTACGTGCATACGCACAATCTGGAGATGGCGACGTTCGAGCGAGACTACGCGTTCGGCGAGGATGCCAAAGTCGCGTCGCCTGCTGCCTCTCCTGTGACATTCCAAGGTTTCGTCCGCGCTGACGGGCGAGTAGCAACTCGAAACTACATTGGTGTAGTGAGCACTGTGAACTGCTCCTCCACTGTTACCAAAATGGTAGTTGAACACTTCTCGCGAAACGGTGTGCTGGATGCTTACCCAAACGTGGACGGTGTGGTGCCGATCACTCACAGCTTCGGTTGCTGCATAGAGCACAATGGCGAGGGGGTGAACCAACTGCGGCGCACGCTAGGCGGGTTCATCAAGCACGCCAACTTCGCTGGCGTGGTTGTCATCGGCCTAGGCTGTGAAGCCAATCAGATGGGCGCTCTGTTCATGGCCCAGGGTATCGAGACCGGCAAGCTTATCGCTCCCGTTGTCATCCAAGACGTTGGCGGAACCCGCAACGCAGCGGATGCCGCCATTGCCGCCGTGGAATCGATGCTGCCGGTTGCCAACGAGTGCCGACGCGAGCCGGTCTCGGCGCGGCACCTGACCGTGGCGCTCCAGTGCGGCGGTTCAGACGGATACTCGGGCATCACGGCCAACCCCGCCCTCGGTGTGGCTGTCGATATGCTCGTAGCGCAAGGTGGAACTGCCATCCTTAGCGAAACGCCGGAGATCTACGGCGCTGAACACCTGCTGACTCGTCGCGCTGCAACCCGTGAAGTCGGCCAGGGTATCGTCGACCTTATCAAATGGTGGGAGAGCTACGCAGACCGCGAAAAAGGCAGTATTGATAACAACCCCACGCCTGGTAACAAGGCCGGCGGCCTGACGACCATTCTCGAAAAGTCTCTAGGCGCAGTTGCCAAAAGTGGCTCCTCAGCACTCATGGGCGTTTATCGTTACGCCGAGCCCATTACAGTCCGAGGCTTGGTGTTCATGGATGCGCCTGGCTACGACCCGATGGGAGCCACTGGCCAAATCGCCAGCGGCGCAAACCTCGTTGCGTTCACCACCGGACGCGGCTCGTGCTTTGGCGCCAAGCCTGCTCCTTCGATCAAGCTCGCGACGAATACCAAAATGTACACTCGCATGAAGGATGATATGGACATCAACTGCGGGGATGTCATGGATGGCGATGCCACCCTTGAATCGAAGGGTAAAGAGATTTTCGACATGCTCATACGAGTGGCTTCTGGAGAAAAATCTAAAAGCGAGGCGTTGGGCGTCGGCAATGAAGAAACAGTACCTTGGATGATCGGCGCTCAAATGTAA
- a CDS encoding LysR family transcriptional regulator, giving the protein MIDLNDVALFVKVVRSGSFAEAARQLGMPSNTLSRRVQQLEAQLGTRLLQRSTRKLTLTQSGEAFHERCCGAVDGLIDAGEQLMTGNQEPSGTVRIAAMADFFDFFPMEWVADFLEAHPRVDVDFVLSDARADLIADRIDIAFRGGALQDSGYVGRQLLGAGNEGLVASPNYLRKKGVPDSLGDFVNHDCVTFGHPSGVTTWTLHGPNGAAEEVRVTSRFNGNTAQALRKATLAGLGIALLPPAMTKSDLQTGRLVSVLPQYHRTGYGLHVLYPSRQHLPLAVSAFIGLVMEKLEGQEFPATALS; this is encoded by the coding sequence ATGATCGATCTGAATGACGTCGCATTGTTTGTAAAAGTGGTGCGCAGCGGTAGTTTCGCTGAGGCAGCACGGCAGCTTGGAATGCCCTCAAACACCTTAAGCCGGCGGGTTCAACAGCTTGAGGCTCAACTCGGTACGAGGCTGCTGCAGCGCTCCACGCGCAAGCTCACACTCACCCAGTCTGGCGAGGCTTTTCACGAGCGATGCTGTGGAGCCGTGGATGGACTGATTGACGCTGGTGAGCAGCTGATGACAGGAAACCAAGAGCCGAGTGGCACCGTGCGCATTGCGGCAATGGCTGATTTTTTCGACTTCTTTCCTATGGAGTGGGTAGCCGATTTTCTCGAGGCGCATCCACGGGTAGACGTCGACTTTGTGCTGAGTGATGCACGCGCCGATTTGATCGCTGATCGTATCGACATTGCGTTTCGAGGCGGAGCGTTGCAAGACTCAGGATATGTCGGTCGCCAACTCCTTGGAGCTGGTAACGAAGGTCTGGTGGCCAGCCCGAATTACCTTAGAAAAAAAGGTGTACCTGATTCGCTTGGAGATTTTGTCAATCATGATTGTGTAACTTTTGGCCATCCTAGTGGCGTCACCACCTGGACTCTCCATGGGCCAAATGGTGCAGCGGAAGAAGTGCGGGTCACTAGCCGTTTCAATGGAAACACCGCCCAAGCTTTGCGCAAGGCGACGTTGGCCGGGCTAGGAATTGCCTTGCTGCCGCCCGCCATGACAAAGTCTGATCTTCAGACAGGGCGCCTTGTGTCTGTGCTGCCGCAGTACCATAGAACCGGATACGGCCTGCATGTGCTTTACCCAAGTCGGCAACATTTGCCGTTAGCTGTGTCTGCATTCATTGGGTTGGTGATGGAGAAACTGGAGGGACAAGAATTTCCTGCAACGGCTCTCTCCTGA
- a CDS encoding LysR family transcriptional regulator gives MNRNDLRRVDLNLLIVFETLMHERSVTRAAEKLFLGQPAISAALSRLRSLFDDPLFVRTGRSMEPSARAVEIFALLSPALDSISTAVSRAAEFDPATSTSVFRIGLSDDVEFALLPMLLKRLRAEAPGIVLVVRRVNYILMPGLLASGEISIGVSYTTDLPANAKRKVLRRSQPKLLRADTVPGPLSLDDYCARPHALVSFAGDLSGFIDEELEKLGRKRHVVLAVPQFNGLSTLLAGTDIVATVPDYTAEALTAAGGVRAEDPPLPTRTFELHMAWRGSQDNDPGERWLRSRIQMFFGDPDSL, from the coding sequence ATGAATCGTAATGACCTGCGTCGTGTCGACCTGAACCTGTTGATCGTATTCGAAACATTGATGCACGAACGCAGTGTGACCCGTGCCGCCGAGAAATTGTTCCTCGGCCAGCCGGCGATCAGTGCGGCGCTTTCGCGCCTGCGCAGCCTGTTCGATGATCCATTGTTCGTGCGCACCGGCCGAAGCATGGAGCCGTCCGCCCGTGCAGTGGAAATCTTCGCCCTGCTCTCGCCCGCCCTCGACTCGATTTCGACTGCCGTCAGCCGCGCGGCGGAATTCGACCCGGCCACCAGTACCTCGGTGTTTCGCATCGGTTTGTCCGACGATGTCGAGTTCGCCCTGTTGCCGATGCTGCTCAAGCGCCTGCGCGCCGAAGCACCCGGTATCGTGCTGGTGGTGCGTCGGGTCAACTACATCCTGATGCCCGGCCTGCTGGCCTCCGGCGAAATCTCCATCGGCGTCAGCTACACCACCGACCTGCCGGCCAACGCCAAGCGCAAGGTCCTGCGTCGCAGCCAGCCGAAGCTGTTGCGTGCCGACACCGTGCCGGGCCCGTTAAGCCTCGACGACTACTGCGCGCGGCCCCATGCGCTGGTGTCGTTCGCCGGTGACCTCAGTGGCTTTATTGATGAAGAACTGGAGAAGCTCGGCCGCAAACGCCATGTGGTACTGGCTGTGCCGCAGTTCAACGGGCTAAGTACCTTGCTGGCGGGAACCGACATCGTTGCCACCGTGCCGGACTACACCGCTGAAGCGCTGACCGCGGCGGGTGGCGTGCGAGCGGAAGATCCGCCGTTGCCGACGCGCACGTTCGAGCTGCACATGGCGTGGCGCGGGTCGCAGGATAATGATCCGGGTGAGCGTTGGCTGCGGTCGCGGATTCAGATGTTCTTTGGCGATCCGGATAGTCTTTAG
- a CDS encoding PLP-dependent aminotransferase family protein produces MKTTGKDHFVYQAVYRYLTLLISEAGRSATLRLPSLRQLADRLNVSISTVQYAYSLLEKEGRVYSIAKSGYYAQASITPESPGSGSDLLETVYVNARRPGMCVLSADDPASLQPLDSPLLMLERELLRQYPRQPQWQVQPCGELELRTVLAARYTSSTVHCWQADDVYIGADLRGVLEILIVVLGLRRTTVVIESPCDWVILRLLEAAEVHVIELPMLAEGVIDLQQLESLLNSEPVRLVILSSVLSMPRGSLMPDVHRQAIARLLGEHGSWVLENDCYSELDDSGDTPRLRDYLDPDRLLVFSSFEKFIGAEAPYGFVLSRHWRSELQRHFLLRAFRLSPIRQKAIARLLSGGRLDQHLTVLRRLLKERRTHLIQILRERSDVLQIVEPQGGATVWVRSLRPVDMGDVFQRLLKQQIIIAPGELFSLRGLHAHHLRLSPLSHGDPDLTSVVGLLSDALRLAPGE; encoded by the coding sequence GTGAAAACGACGGGAAAAGATCACTTCGTTTACCAGGCGGTGTATCGCTACCTGACATTGCTGATCAGCGAAGCGGGCAGGAGTGCGACGTTGCGCTTGCCTTCCTTGCGGCAACTGGCGGACCGCCTGAATGTTTCGATCTCCACCGTTCAGTACGCCTATTCGCTGCTGGAGAAGGAGGGGCGAGTCTATTCGATCGCCAAGTCCGGGTATTACGCACAGGCGTCGATCACACCTGAGTCACCGGGCAGCGGCAGCGATTTGCTCGAGACCGTCTACGTCAACGCCCGGCGTCCGGGGATGTGCGTGTTGAGTGCCGACGATCCGGCATCGTTGCAGCCACTGGACAGCCCACTGCTGATGCTGGAGCGGGAGCTGTTGCGACAGTATCCGCGCCAGCCGCAATGGCAGGTTCAACCCTGTGGCGAACTGGAGCTGCGTACCGTCCTGGCCGCACGCTACACCTCGTCAACGGTGCATTGCTGGCAGGCGGATGACGTCTATATCGGCGCTGATTTGCGCGGCGTACTGGAAATTCTGATCGTGGTGCTCGGGTTGCGACGAACCACCGTGGTGATTGAGTCGCCGTGCGACTGGGTGATCCTGCGCCTGCTGGAAGCTGCTGAAGTTCACGTTATCGAGCTGCCGATGCTGGCCGAAGGCGTGATTGACCTGCAACAACTGGAGTCGTTGCTCAACAGCGAACCGGTGCGCCTGGTGATTTTGTCGTCGGTGTTGAGCATGCCCCGGGGCAGCCTGATGCCGGACGTTCATCGACAGGCCATTGCCCGCTTGCTGGGCGAACACGGCAGCTGGGTTCTGGAAAACGACTGCTATAGCGAACTCGATGACAGCGGCGATACCCCTCGCTTGCGTGATTATCTGGATCCCGATCGCCTGCTGGTGTTTTCCTCGTTCGAGAAGTTCATCGGCGCGGAGGCGCCATACGGGTTTGTCCTGTCACGACACTGGCGTAGCGAGCTACAGCGCCATTTCCTGTTGCGTGCGTTCCGCCTGTCGCCGATCCGCCAGAAGGCGATTGCCCGGCTCTTGAGTGGAGGGCGACTGGATCAGCATTTGACCGTACTGCGGCGACTGCTCAAGGAACGTCGAACCCACTTGATCCAGATATTGCGCGAGCGCAGCGATGTGTTGCAGATCGTCGAGCCGCAAGGCGGGGCGACGGTGTGGGTCCGCTCGCTAAGGCCGGTCGACATGGGGGATGTGTTTCAACGGCTGCTCAAGCAGCAGATCATCATCGCCCCGGGCGAGCTGTTCAGCCTGCGGGGCTTGCATGCGCACCATCTGCGTCTGAGCCCGCTGAGCCATGGCGACCCCGACCTGACCAGTGTCGTCGGACTTTTGAGCGACGCCTTGCGACTGGCGCCCGGCGAATAA
- a CDS encoding SDR family oxidoreductase: MNVMKRLTPYTGLRVLISGGAAGIGESIAAAYLEIGARVHVCDVSEQAIAQFRERYPEALATLADVSDSAQIKRVFEIQQDWVDGLDVLINNAGIAGPTGGIDKISDAEWEQTIDINLNAQYRFAHHAVPLLTKSEHAHIIHISSVAGRLGYAWRTPYAATKWAIVGLMKSLAAELGEKDIRVNALLPGIVEGPRQDRVISDRAKQLGISEPEMRQQTLKKISLRRMTPPEDVAAMALFLCSPAANNVTGQAISIDGNVEYL; this comes from the coding sequence ATGAACGTGATGAAGCGGCTGACACCCTATACCGGATTGAGAGTTTTGATTTCCGGTGGGGCAGCAGGCATTGGTGAATCGATCGCGGCTGCATATCTCGAAATTGGGGCAAGAGTCCATGTATGCGATGTAAGTGAGCAGGCGATCGCACAATTTCGTGAGCGCTATCCAGAGGCTTTGGCCACATTAGCTGACGTCTCCGACTCTGCTCAAATTAAGCGAGTCTTCGAGATACAACAGGATTGGGTGGATGGGCTGGATGTACTTATCAACAATGCAGGCATAGCAGGGCCGACCGGCGGAATCGACAAAATTAGCGATGCAGAATGGGAACAGACAATAGACATCAATCTCAATGCGCAGTATCGCTTCGCTCATCATGCTGTCCCCCTCCTAACGAAGTCAGAACACGCACACATCATTCATATTTCATCGGTCGCGGGGCGCTTAGGCTACGCCTGGCGGACTCCATACGCCGCGACCAAGTGGGCCATCGTTGGTCTTATGAAGTCATTGGCAGCCGAGTTGGGCGAAAAAGACATTCGAGTCAATGCACTGCTGCCAGGCATCGTCGAGGGCCCGCGCCAGGATCGCGTCATCAGTGATCGCGCCAAACAATTAGGCATTTCAGAGCCGGAGATGCGCCAACAAACATTGAAGAAAATCTCATTGCGCCGGATGACTCCACCCGAAGACGTGGCAGCAATGGCCTTATTTCTATGCTCTCCTGCTGCTAACAATGTGACAGGACAAGCGATCAGCATCGATGGCAATGTCGAGTATCTTTGA